One segment of Tachyglossus aculeatus isolate mTacAcu1 chromosome 16, mTacAcu1.pri, whole genome shotgun sequence DNA contains the following:
- the TINAGL1 gene encoding tubulointerstitial nephritis antigen-like, translating into MPLFLLSFPWSRLPFCLYGLLLRPGRGLGGLGARRNEIISGALLPSAVCLSYRERSRLEGRIKGGGGGRSRYLKEGPPCALSRASEATGRRGSLTGERPDTRPVPGLELPSAAPQKLVPLNQPRMRTSMNPDPSLRTPPSLLLLLLLTTQGALAVRGGRTRRELAPALHVRGIRDVGGSYCQRHGRCCYDRDDDCAVPYMGTMCYCDIFCNREVPDCCPDYWDYCQGGGKRPPPHPGCQHEGRMYHPSEMYKENCNHCTCREDNFWDCEQEPCLVNTELINAINGGNYGWRAGNHSSFWGMTLEEGIRHRLGTIRPSPTVMNMNKMHMNMGPNVVLPRSFDAAQKWPGLIHEPLDQGNCAGSWAFSTAAVASDRISIHSMGHMTPLLSPQNLLSCNTRNQQGCNGGRLDRAWSFLRRRGLVSNNCYPLANQNTIAEPCLMYSRPMGRGKRQATAPCPNSFSQSNHIYQSTPPYRLSSNEKEIMKEIMENGPVQALMEVHEDFFLYKNGVYHHTPASNGKPPQFRRRGTHSVKITGWGEELQPNGQKVKFWRAANSWGPAWGEGGSFRILRGCNECDIESFVVGVWGRVGSEDINHRRYYSRK; encoded by the exons atgccgctttttcTCCTCAGCTTTCCTTGGTCCAGACTCCCTTTCTGCCTCTACGGCCTGCTTCTGA ggccggggcgggggctggggggcctgggggccaggagaAATGAGATAATTTCAGgtgctctcctcccctctgctgTTTGCCTTTCGTATCGGGAGCGGAGCCGTCTGGAAGGCAGgataaaaggaggaggaggcggtcgTAGCCGGTACTTAAAGGAGGGGCCTCCCTGCGCTCTCTCCAGAGCCAGCGAAGCGACCGGCCGGCGAGGGAGCCTCACGGGGGAGCGCCCGGACACTCGCCCGGTCCCCGGGCTTGAGCTGCCCAGCGCTGCCCCTCAGAAGCTAGTGCCACTCAACCAG CCCCGCATGAGAACCAGCATGAATCCGGACCCGTCCCTCCGCACGCCGccctcgctgctgctgctgctgctgctgaccacCCAGGGGGCCCTGGCCGTCCGCGGGGGCCGGACACGGCGGGAGCTGGCCCCGGCGCTGCACGTGCGGGGCATCCGGGACGTCGGGGGCTCCTACTGCCAGAGGCACGGACGGTGCTGCTATGATCGCGACGACGACTGCGCCGTGCCCTACATGGGCACCATGTGCTACTGCGACATCTTCTGCAACCGCGAGGTCCCCGACTGCTGCCCGGACTACTGGGACTACTGCCAGGGCGGCGGGAAACGTCCCCCCCCGCACCCAG GTTGCCAGCATGAGGGCCGGATGTACCATCCTTCAGAGATGTACAAGGAGAACTGTAACCACTG cacctgCAGGGAAGACAACTTTTGGGACTGTGAGCAGGAGCCCTGCCTGGTGAACACAGAGCTGATTAACGCCATCAACGGGGGAAATTACGG CTGGAGAGCTGGGAACCACAGCTCCTTCTGGGGAATGACGCTGGAAGAAGGAATCCGCCACCGGCTAGGCACCATCCGGCCCTCGCCCACCGTCATGAACATGAACAAGATGCAC ATGAACATGGGCCCCAACGTGGTGTTGCCCCGTAGCTTTGATGCAGCTCAGAAGTGGCCGGGCCTGATCCATGAACCCTTAGACCAGGGCAACTGTGCTGGCTCGTGGGCCTTCTCCACGGCAG CTGTGGCATCGGACCGAATCTCCATCCACTCCATGGGCCACATGACCCCCTTGCTGTCCCCCCAGAACCTTCTCTCCTGTAACACCCGGAACCAGCAGGGCTGCAATGGTGGGCGTCTGGATAGGGCCTGGTCTTTCCTGCGGCGGAGGGG GTTGGTTTCCAACAACTGCTACCCCTTGGCCAACCAAAACACGATTGCGGAGCCCTGCTTGATGTACAGCCGCCCCATGGGGCGAGGCAAGCGCCAGGCCACCGCCCCCTGCCCCAACAGCTTCAGCCAATCCAACCACATCTACCAGTCCACACCTCCCTACCGCCTCTCCTCCAAC GAAAAGGAGATAATGAAGGAGATAATGGAGAATGGGCCCGTGCAAG cccTGATGGAAGTCCACGAGGATTTCTTCCTGTACAAGAATGGGGTCTACCATCATACGCCTGCCAGCAACGGCAAGCCCCCACAGTTCCGCCGCCGTGGGACCCATTCGGTGAAGATTACCGG GTGGGGGGAGGAGTTGCAGCCCAATGGGCAGAAAGTCAAGTTCTGG AGGGCGGCCAACTCCTGGGGCCCAGCCTGGGGCGAGGGCGGCTCCTTCCGCATCCTGCGCGGCTGCAACGAGTGTGACATCGAGAGCTTCGTGGTGGGCGTGTGGGGCCGCGTGGGGTCAGAGGACATTAACCACCGTCGCTACTACTCCAGAAAATGA